The window CCTGGTGCCGCGGGCCGGAGTGGTCGAAGACCATGTAGATGTCCGGCCCCGAGATCGTCTCGTGGTTGCCCTGGTAGCCCGGCAGGATGCTCACGCCGTAGTCGACGTCGGAGGTGATGCTGGACAGGTCCCAGGGGCCGGTCCACAGCATCGCAATCTTGCCGCTGTTGAACAGGTTGAGGTAGTTCTGGTTGCCGGTGTCCAGGTACACGGACTTGTCGGTGACGACCATGTCCCGCAGCTGCTGCAGGGCGGCGAGCCCGGCGGCGGAGTCGAACGCGGGCGCCTTGTTGTCCTCGGTGAGCAGGTCGCCGCCGGCCTGCCAGAGCAGCGGGAGGTACCGCCACACCGTGTCCTCGCTGCCGTCGTTCACATAGGACCAGCCGTAGGACTTGCTGGCCGGGTCGGTGAGCTTCTTCGCCGCAGCGCGGAAGTCCTCCCAGGTCCAGGAGTCCGTGGGCGGCGCGACCCCGGCCTGCTCGAACAGCTTCTTGTTGTAGACCAGGCTCAGGTTGTCCACGAGCGCGGGAATCCCGACGACCCTCCCGTCGACGGTGGTGGCCTCGCGCTCGGACGGGTAGAAGTCGTCCCAGCCGAAGGCGGGCGCCGCCACCGTGGAGGTGAGGTCCACCAGCTTCGGCTGCCGGGCCAGCTGGGCGGCCGACGAGCCGAACTGGTAGGCCACGTCGGGATAGTTGCCGGCGGTGAAGCCCGCGACGGTCTTCTGCAGCGCGTTGTCGTTCCCGCCGTTGAACTCGAGCTTCACCTTGGTCGTCGGGTGCTCGGTGTTCCACTCGCCGACGAGCGACGTCAGCGCCTTCGACTCGGCGTCGGTGTAGCCGTGCGTCAGGGTGATCGTCGTCGGGTCGTCGGCGGTGCCGCTGCCACCCCCGCCCCCGCCGCAGGCGGCGACCGTGGCGGCCACCAGCAGGGTGCTCGCTGTCAGCGCCCCCAGCCGCCGCCCCCGTGTCGTGATCCAGGTACTGGCTATAGGGCGGGAAGCCATGGTCGGCACTCCTCGGTCGACGCGGCTGGGCCGATCGTGCGGGCAAATCGCGCATGATCGATCAACTATTGTGCGCAGTGTTGCACTTACTGCCCAAATGGGTCAAGACGTGCGAGCAAACGTGCAGCAAGGTGCGCGTATCGTGCAGGCATGCGCCGCGAAGACCGTTTAGGGATCATCCTCCAGCGGCTCAACGAGACCGGCTCGGTCGGAGTCGACGAGCTCGCCCGGGACCTCAAGCTCTCGCGCGCCTCGATCCGCCGCGACCTGCATCTGCTGGAGGAGCAACAACTTCTGACCCGCACCCACGGCGGGGCGGTCGCGTCGGGCGTGCTCTACGAGCTGCCGATGCGCTACCGGGGCGGCCAGCGCCACGAGGCGAAACGCGCAATCGCGCAGTGCGTCGCGCGCCTGCTCCCCGACGACGTCGGCTCGCTGGGCATCAACGGCGGCTCGACCACGACGGAGGTCGCCCGGATGCTCGCGTCCCGGCCGGGCCTGCGGGTGGTGACGAGCGCGCTCAACATCGCCTCGGAGCTGGCGGTCCGCGCGAACATCGAGCTCGTGGTGTGCGGCGGCAGCGTGCGCGGGGAGTCCTACGAGCTCGTCGGCCCGCTGGCCGACCTGACCCTGTCCAACATCAACGTCGACGTCGCCGTGGTGGGCGTCGACGGCGTCGACCCGGTCGCCGGGTTCACCACCCACCACGAGGTCGAGGCGCACACCAACCAGTCCCTGCTGCGGGCGGCCGAGCGCGTCATCGTCGTGGCCGACTCCAGCAAGATCGGCAAGCGCGGCTTCGCGAAGATCAGCGACATCGCCGCGGCCTCGGACCTGGTCACCGACTCCGGCATCAGCGCCGAGGAGGTCGCCGCGCTCGAACGCCTCGGCCCGACCGTCCACGTGGTGGACCCCACCGCCTAGACCCCGTCGCTAGGAACCACCGGGGTCGCCGAGGCGCGCCCGTAGCGGTTGCGGCAGCCGCTCGCCGTGCGCCGCCACCAGCTCGTCGGCCAGGCGCCAGATCTCCTCCACGGAGAGGCTCGCCGCGGTGTTGGGGTCGGCCATCAGCGCGTGCCGGATGTGGTCCGGCCGGCCCAGGGTGGCCGCCCGCACCGTCAGGTCGACCACGGACAGGAACGTCCGGTTGAGGGCGGCGCACTGCGCGGGAAGGTCGCCGACCGGCAG of the Pseudofrankia saprophytica genome contains:
- a CDS encoding DeoR/GlpR family DNA-binding transcription regulator, which produces MRREDRLGIILQRLNETGSVGVDELARDLKLSRASIRRDLHLLEEQQLLTRTHGGAVASGVLYELPMRYRGGQRHEAKRAIAQCVARLLPDDVGSLGINGGSTTTEVARMLASRPGLRVVTSALNIASELAVRANIELVVCGGSVRGESYELVGPLADLTLSNINVDVAVVGVDGVDPVAGFTTHHEVEAHTNQSLLRAAERVIVVADSSKIGKRGFAKISDIAAASDLVTDSGISAEEVAALERLGPTVHVVDPTA
- a CDS encoding ABC transporter substrate-binding protein is translated as MASRPIASTWITTRGRRLGALTASTLLVAATVAACGGGGGGSGTADDPTTITLTHGYTDAESKALTSLVGEWNTEHPTTKVKLEFNGGNDNALQKTVAGFTAGNYPDVAYQFGSSAAQLARQPKLVDLTSTVAAPAFGWDDFYPSEREATTVDGRVVGIPALVDNLSLVYNKKLFEQAGVAPPTDSWTWEDFRAAAKKLTDPASKSYGWSYVNDGSEDTVWRYLPLLWQAGGDLLTEDNKAPAFDSAAGLAALQQLRDMVVTDKSVYLDTGNQNYLNLFNSGKIAMLWTGPWDLSSITSDVDYGVSILPGYQGNHETISGPDIYMVFDHSGPRHQVALDFITWLTSAKVHLKFAIATGDLPLRKSETQLPEYQTFLQKYPGEKVFVDNLDNVEHVRPNIPSYAEVSTAVGQMVQSVLLGQAEPQAALDSAKGQVASALSRHS